The DNA window CTGTTATCGAACAGCTCCGATGCGTTTGTTCAGGCCGAAACTGGTTCCGGCAAAACGTTTTCGTATCTGCTGCCCATTATCCACCGCGTACTGCTTCTCAGCGCTGGCGGTGATAAGCAAATACACCGAAACTCTGGCATCTTCGCCATCATTGTCTCCCCCACTCGCGAACTGGCCAAGCAGGTACATACCGTTCTCGAGCAGCTAATACGGCCGTTTCCCTGGCTAGTGTCGACAGCAATCACCGGCGGGGAGTCCAAAAAAGCCGAAAAGGCGAGGATACGAAAGGGTGTCAACTTCCTGGTCGCCACCCCCGGTCGACTAGCAGACCATATTGATAATACCAAGGCTCTCAGCCTAGGCACGGTCCGGTGGCTTATTCTGGACGAAGGCGACCGCCTCATGGACCTGGGTTTCGAGGACGATTTGAAAAAGGCCATCGAGTCGCTGCGGGTGATCCCGATTGTAACCCAAACCGACAAAGGAACCCCGCTCGATACCCTACCCGACAGACGCGTGACCGTTCTCTGCTCTGCGACCATGAAGATGAACGTGCAGAAGCTTGGCGAGATGAGTCTCGCAGACGCCACCTTCCTAACCGCCGAgaagggcgacgatgacccAACGGCCGAGAACGCGGTTCAcaaggcgccggcgcagctgcACCAGACTTATATCGTGGTGCCTTCCAAGCTCCGCCTTGTGACCCTTGTCTCGTACCTCAAGTCTGTCTTctcgcgccgaggccgcacAATGAAGGCCATCATCTTCATGTCTTGCGCCGACTCGGTAGATTTCCACTACGAGCTTTTGAGGAAACCAGATGAGTCAGACGCGCCCCAGTCAGCTTCGAgagacgccgagctcgttTCGAAGACAGTCTCCAAGGCGGCCTACTTTACATCTGCGGCTAGCCCTGAAGTGGTTCTTCACCGGATGCATGGATCGCTCAGCCAACCAGTCCGCACGGCCACCCTGAGGTCATTTTCAGCTTGCAAAACCCCATCGCTGCTGATCACTACCGATGTCTCGTCACGAGGCTTGGACATCCCGTCGGTCGATCTAGTCATTGAATACGATCCAGCCTTTAGCTTCGCGGACCACATCCATCGAGTCGGTCGGACGGCCCGAGCTGGTCGAtccggcgacgccgctctATTCTTACTGCCaggcgcggaggagggctACATTGAACTGCTCAAGTCGTCGACACCACCGTCGTCCCAACCTTATGAGGCGATTCTAAAAAAGGGCCTTATGGCAAAGCTGGAGTTCCCTGTCGAGACATCGGCAAAGCCGGAAGACGCGCACTCGTACCACGACAAGGCCGAAACGCTACAGCTCCATCTAGAACAGCGTCTGCTCAACGACGCAAAGCGGCTAGAGCTAGCTCGCAACGGCTTCAAGTCACACATCAGGGCTTACGCGACGCacgtcaaggacgagcgAGTTCATTTTGACATTACACAGCTGCACTTGGGCCATGTGGCGAAAAGCTTCGGTCTGCGCGAGGCGCCAGGTGGTATTGGGGCTGGTATAGAacgcaaggccaagaagaaggggtCTAGGGATGCGCCCAAGTCGGATCGCGGACAGGAGCAGCAACCTGCGGGCGATGTCATCAAGCGCAAGAGCATGATGTTGATGCGCGCAGCCGCTGACGAATTTAACATAGGCTAGAAGCGTTGGGGTGCATGGGGGTCATTCCTACTTAGATGGCATTTGCGGGCATATAGTAACGTTAGAAAGCGCTTGTTTTCGCTCAAAATCCTGCTTTGATATAAAACCTGGCTCATTCTGTTGCCCGATCAGGTTTGGGTGGCCCCCCGTGACGAATCAGCGGGCATGGCATTGTGTTTCGTGGGCTCGTGGCCTTGGATTGCCTTGGTGTCGTGGGCATCGCCACATTATGTGGAGCAAAATCGAGATTCATGGCAGGCGGCCCTGGATGATGTGCATTGGCGCAACGTGCCTCAACTTTGACGTCATCCGACAGCCGCACCTCGAAGCAGATCATTACGTTTCACGTGTAAGCTGTCAGTCGTACGtgcctggcaagcctggctTGTTGACCGATTTGAGACTCGAATCCGTTGGGGGAGCGGCTTCTGGCGTATATAAGGCGGCGGTTGAGCACTCCCAGCATTGGAAGCAAGCCTCCATCTCAACGACGTCCATATTCCAGAAGCAAGCAGTCAATCAAAGCCTACCATAGCTCAAACGGCGCGGCTATCACAAGCTTCTTCAAGTTAAGAGAGACAACTACTACTATAACAACCATGTCCGACGCCACCAAGAAGACCGGCAACACCGTCAACTCCCTGGGCgaccaggccgccggcggggcgCAGTTCGTCACCAGCACGCTGGGCAacaccctcggcggcgtgacGGGCACGCTGGGCAACGtcacgggcgaggcgaccAGGGGCGTCGGCAACACCGTCACgagcgcgacgggcgagacgggccggcccgtcggcgacgcgctgggcAACCTGGGCACGGGCGTCCAGGGCGGGCTCAACAGCGTGGGGAAGGGCGTCGAGAACGCGGGACAGTGGAAGAAGCAGTAGATTTCCCTCTATTTTCTCCGCGGCGTTTGATGTTTTGACCcggggcgaggggagggcggccgGGATTGGGCAGCATGTACGATATGTATCCGTGAGGAGTCCCCTGATGACAGTCAACAATGGTAATGGAACATTGCGCAACGCAACAGTTTAACTTGATACTTTCACACGTGCCCGTAGTACTCGTAATCGTCTGCATTCTGTACACACCGTGTTCTAACGCCGAACCCTAAGCTGCGCATCAACCCCTTTGAAGCCACCCTCCGCCAACCGAGCGCAATGAATGCATCTATACGAAGACTCTGACTGCTATTCTTGACACAGGAAGTGCAACACAGGAAGTGCACATCCAAGTGCATACACGACCCCACGGACTCGCGTCACCGTCCAAGTCCGCCACATCGGATGCCGAGCCGTGATGGCGAGAGCATCGTTAGTCACGCGACTGGTTCGTCATGGCGACCgcgccgggctcgggcgcCATGTCCGCATGGTCTGACTagacctgctcggcgccccagcctgcgacgtcggcctcgcgcatGTTGCTCGGAGGCTCAATTGAGGGGATGAACTCGAGGACAACGtagccgatgccgacgatgccgacaaTACCACCAGCAATCTTCTGTAGGACGTGGGTTCCGAGGATAAGGCAGCCGAGGAAGATGTAGACTAGTGTGGGCTTTTGGTTAGACGAGGGTCCAATGGCACAACGGGCTCAAGTCGGATACGCACAGATGCCTCGGCcgaggaaggagaagagaAACGAGGCGTATCGCGAGATCTGAGGCGGAATCTGGAACTCTGCTACGGGTCAGCAACTGACAGCCCACCTCGATCGAGGTGCAATGGTAACCTACCCAGAAGAGCAATCGAGAGACCAAAGACAATCATGTAcgcgcccacgacgatgccctGGCTGCAGTCATGCGTTAGCAGGCTCTGGTGTCCTCCGCACGCGCTCGCATGGCCCCCTCAATCCGCTACCTGTGGCACCGCGGGCGACAGTTCGGCGCATTCGAAAAGGGGGGGCTGGCttggagacgacgacgtacaGCGAAAAGGCAAAGATGGAGCCAATACCACCCatgacggtgatggcgccAACGGCCAAGTTAACGATGCGGCTGCagacggggaggggcgcaAAGTCAGCTCAACGTGGCCCCTGACGATGTGAGTAGCGGCGCCGCAACAACGTACAAGATGTCGGAGAgctccatgatggcggcggcagtcgcgAGGCGACTCGGCAGGAGGGATGCGGGTTATGGCTGCGACAAAGAATGTGCGACGAGCGGTGCGGCGGGAGGGATCAAGTACGTATGCAGACGaggttgcgcgcgcgcccgcggggGAAAAGGTGCAGGCAGCTGTTTTGAGCTTTCTGTGGGCGaggctgggggaggggggggcggaggatGACAACGGACGGGGGTTGCGTGTCGCGGTTGACGTTGGCTTTGGAAAAGagcccgtcccgtccccaTCGATGGGCACCTGGCAGGGAGGGGACTGACGTAGCGGCGCCAGGGCGCTGGCCAATGCTATCAGCCCGGGAGCAAGCCAAacacggcggccgcagcagcaccaatGCGGGTGCTAGGCGCTGTTCGTGGGTGGTTTAGCGCGTTTGAAAAGGAGCTGTCGTTCACCGCCTGCTGAATGCGGGCGACATTGACGTCCTCGGTCTTCCATCTCGGTTCTGCCGCGCCCAAGCTCTTCGACTCGCTCGACGTCAATTGTCTATCCTGGCTGTCATCAGCTGCATTAGGATACGGGGCGGCGCTCTTTCCGACCAGTCTTCAATTGCCCGTCAAGAACTGcacgctctctctctccctcggTGGGCCAGTGGTGCGGCCCAATCCTCACACCCACCAAGGCCTCAGGGTTCAATGCCTCACTGCGCATGGTGAGAGGCTGAGAGTTCCGGCACATGTGCAAGAGATGCTGCACCGCGTGAGACCATATCATCTGGCACCATGATTGCATTTACGCTCATTCGGTGTGCGCGGCCTGCTGGCAGGTGTCTAGCTGCCGGGAACAGAGCATGTGCGGCGCTGCCGGCCGCTCCCGTGACGGTACGGCTCTACAGCCAAGCCGCCACCCAGGACCACCCCCGCCTCGAGGATATCCGGAACATTGGCATCATTGCACACGTCGACGCAGTAAGCCGCTCTTCAGTTGATACATGGCGTACTATCCAGTGCTCGGCTGACATTCTCAGGGCAAAACCACCACAACAGAGCGAATGCTGTACTACAGCGGTGTCACTCAAAGAGTTGGAGGTGCGCTGAAACAACCGGCCCAAAGATACTCAACTTACTGATGGTCTTAGACGTCGACTCCGGAAATACTGTGACCGACTTCCTCGAACTGGAAAGGGAGCGCGGCATTACCATTCagtccgccgccatcacctTTCACTGGCCACGGGCACAAGATTGTACTCCAGGAGTTCAGCCCAAGACCGTCAATCTGATTGACACCCCTGGCCATCAGGACTTTAGGTTCGAGGTCGACAGGTGCCTCCCCATCCTCGACGGTGCGGTTTGCATCATCGACTCTGTCAaaggcgtcgaggcgcacACTGAACGTGTCTGGGCGTCTGCTCACGAGTTCATGATTCCGCGCATCGCTTACTGCAACAAGCTGGACCGTGAAGGCGCCTCATTCAAAAAGTCTGTCCTGGAAATCGGCACGCGACTCAAGGGCTGGCCGCTCGTCTGCCAGCTGCCGTGGTGGGAGAAGGATGAATTCGTGGGCGTCATCGACGTGGTCAGCCGGGTGGGCTACCGCTGGAAGTCGGAAAGGCAAAAGATCCGATATGCTCCGGATGAGCTATTAGACGCTCTCGCCACGTCAAACCCGACGCTCATCAAGGAACTGAACTTGGCAAGACAGCGGTTAATCGAGGGCCTGGCAgacgtcgacgaagccgtcatGGACGAATTTCTCGCGGAGAACACGGACATGCCGGCACCGTTCCTGAAGCAAGCGATCCGAAGAGCAATTCAAAATGGCGATGGGAGGGTCATCCCTGTGTTCGCAGGATCCAGCTTTAGGCATATCGGCGTTGAGCCCTTGATGGACGCTATTACCGACTATTTGCCAAACCCATCCGAGAGGCCCGATGTCGAAGTGCGGGTTGGTTCCGCAAAGCATCACATGGAGCAGTTGCTCAAAGCAAAGGACAAGAAAGGAGGGCGAGGTAACGTTGCttccgtcgctgccgtcttCAAGGTCTCCAACCACCCCCAGGAGGGTGTCATCAGCTTCGTGCGCGTATATCACGGCACTCTGATGCGCAATGCGGCCACTTTCAACACCAACCTGATGACCCAGGAGCGACCTATGGGCATCCTGCAGATCTCGGCATCCAAGACGCACGATATCCCGGAGCTTGCTGTGGGCCAGATTGGAGCGCTGCGAGGCCTGAAGCATGCACGGACAGGAGACACACTGATCACAACGACAAGCGGCAAGACGGTTGCCGAGGGCTTCCGCCACATGCAGATCCGACCGCCAGAGATCCCCCCGCCTGTCGCGTTCCTGCAAGTCGATCCCTACGGGAATGTTGCCGCGCAACAGCTCCAGACAGCTCTGGAGAATGCGTCTCGGGAGGACCCGAGCTTGCGGTGGGGTCGCAACCCCAAGACAGAGCAGTTCACGATACAAGGCATGGGCAAACTCCACCTGGACGTCTCTTTGTATAACATGCGGCAAAAGCACAAGATTGATGCCGAGTTTGGTCAGATCGAGGTGGACTACAAGGAATGCGTAACAGCTCCCACGCAACCGCACCATGTAGTGTTCGATCGGCCAATTGCTAGCAAGCCCGGCAAGGTAGCCTGCACGGCAACGCTGGAACCCATGGAAGGCCATCACATCAAAGACCTGCTGGAGTGGGGTGTCGAGAGAGACGGCAACATCTTCCAGATCAGCATTCCTGCACCCGAGGGCGAAGACACTCTTCCGTTTGATGTGGAAGAGGCGAGGCACCAGCTTTTGAACGGGGCCATCGCAGGGCTCGCCAGGGGTCCCCGTCGGGCATCTCCAATGAATAATTGTctcgtcaaggtcgagcTTGACATGTCCGAGGGCGCGCTGGAAAGCCCTACGGGTGGTCACTTCAGTAGCGCTGCGAGGGCAGCCGTGCAGGCCGTCCTACGAGATGCGTTCGACAAGCACCAGAttggcgtcctcgagcccATCATGCTCGCGCACATCACCTGTcccgaggcagcagcaggcagcgTGCAGCACGACATTacggccggcgccggtggcCACATACTAGAGGTCATAAATCGGACAGCCGAGTCGCCGTCTGCGTTGGGCGAAGTCGAGCTAGTCGATGCGTCTAGGATTTACGCACCTCCGGACCCCTACGATTCGGTGACGTCGCTACGGGGCAAGAAATCAACGACGCGGATGGTGGAGATCGTGGCCAAGGTGCCGTACAAGGAGATGCTCGACTACGACGACCACTTGCGCAGCAAGACTGCCGGACGGCACTCAATGACGATGTCCTTTGACTCGTTTGCCAGAGTCGTCGGGCACCGAGAAAAGGGGCTTTGAATGCCTCCTGTAGACCAACTTACCCTGTACGCTTTGTAGCGGTACATAATTCGACACCATCCTCCACGCGCTTTGTTCTAGCCCGTGTCATCCCTCTTCTACACGTCTTGTTGGAGTGTGGTTTCTACCACAGATTCTTGGTTGTTTTGAGTGGTGATTCGCAAGGTTCTGTCCGTGCGATGACATCCGGGAGTTGGCGGTTAGTGTCTCACCAGAAGTTGAATATCCGCAGCGTTTCCCATCCCTAGCAATGCTCGCGCCAGGCGAGTACGTTGGAGTCACTTAGATTTCAGCGACAGTCTAAATGTTGCGAGAAGGGCTTGGCAACGACTCCTTAGGCTGATCGCGTTCAACTTTGGAAACAGACCCTTAAATGGGCGTTGAAGGACAAGACGGCGAGCTGTGGGCAGCTCtggaacccccccccgggggggctTTTTTGAGACAATTGCATCCTCATCCAAGCCACTTCCCTTTGATCCCGTGCGCCACTGCCGCGCCGTTTCGATTTGAAGAGAAGGTGCGATTATCAGGGTCTGGCCACGTCGCGACGCTCACTCGATCGCCACCCTGTGATGtcgatgccgcggccgccatcgcccgtTGTCGCATCCATGCCACCGgcagcatggccgccgacacgGGTGCTTCGCATCAAACCCGCCGGACATGACATGCAACCGGCGAGAACATGGCAACACGTGGTCCCGCGCGGGGCAAAGCGCATCGCAGAGGAATGGAAAGGCGACGCCACTGATGACACCGGCGCTTCGGACACGCTGTCCACGAGGGTTTTGAGTCTCGACTCTTTGCGACACCACCTGAGCTTGATTCAGCTCGAAAAGGCTTGGCCAGACGGGACGGCATAAGCAGTTGGTGGGTAGACTGAGGACTTGGCGCCCTGCCCAGCGTTCGCCGTCCCTTGGGGCACAACACCTCCATGATATGCACCTCTACGCAGACGGATCCCAGGCCAACAGTCGCTCGAGATGAGTGGACGGAGCGCACCTTGGCATCATGGACGGAGCGCGcccagtacgaagtacagtaaCTACGTAATTTACATGCGTAGTCGTTCGAGGCGGAATGGCTTTGGGCCTTGGGAGCCATGGCCAGGGGAACGTGGGCCGGCTGCTTCAAAAGCGAGCGCAACTTGCATACCAAACGCCGTTGGCGTGCTTCGGCAGGGAAGCCGAGTCGTCGTAGTCTGTCAGTGAGCATTCATGCAAGCTTGGCAACACCGATCCGGCCAAGAACGTCGGAGGAGCGGCCGGATCGCTGTTCATTGTTTGTGTCGGGCACGCGCCGTTGCTGTTTTGGCAGCCTCCGTGTGTCCTGGCGAGTCGAGACAGGCGACAAATTGGTTCTCGAAGAGAGGGCAATGGCGTCAACGGAAAGGTCAAGGAGAGGGAGCTGCATGTCTAATTGCCCTGCGCAAAAGAGTTtgtctttttttctttttttcttgcTCGTCTCAAGCAGACGAGACACAGAGCAGGGGGCTTCCTTGGCCGCTTGTGATGAGCGAGATTTGAGGCAAAAGGGTTGAGCTTGAGGGCGATGCGTGGGGTTCCAATTAAGTTAGTTAGTTTAGGCCCCTCCCTGCACGTACTTGGTAACCAGGCCGCGACCAAGTTTTTTCAGAGCTTTGTACTCCAAAGGCAGGACGGGGCCACCTCATTTCGTTTAGAGTGTCTCGGCCGTGGATTGGCTGTCGCACCGCCAGGGGTAGATGAAGGCCGGGCGCCCATTGGCCGTTGCCAGATTTCATGCCCGACTTGGTGGAGGGCACGGGCGCTCCACTCTGCACGGAAGTCGTGCAACACCCCAAGGCCCCAATTTGATGCTTCAGCTTCGTTCGCATGgaacccgccgccgaaccATCTACTGTTGCTTCTCCCGGGCCCCCTCAAAACCTCTCCGCCCTCGTCCGGCATCTCCCACCCCACTCCTCTCTGTCGTCCCAGACGTCCGTCGCTCGTTTGCATTGCGTTCGTTTACGATTCTTCGTCGCAGCCACTCCTTTCTGCTACGCCGCACCATTCGATCGCTCTCTCGTCGCTCACTTATACGGGACGAGAAACCCGGTGTGGTCTGCCAAACACGCTCGCTTCTCTCACCCGCCCACAAAGACAagacacacgcacacgcacacgacCGTaccgtcatcgtcttctcgACGCTATCCATTCTCTTTTCATTTTCTACGGCCGTCCTAGCGACGCCGGGTCCCGCACACTTACACCATCGACACTGAGATTCGCGACGTTCTCGGTGCTGAATCATTCGTTGTCCTGCCGCTCGAGCGAGCCGAAGCCCCAGCAATCACTCGTCCCGCCCGGCAGACGAACGGCCCTTGCCCGTCATGAAGCTGTCTTCTTTGCAGGCCCTTCTGGCATCGGCCACAATAGCGCTCTCTGGCACGGGTGTCGAAGCTAGTAGCGCGCATCAGAGGCTGCATCAGCTCGACCGCAAAGTCTCGCATCTGGGCGGCCATGGTCACGCGCACGCGCATTTCCAATCCGAAAACGAATCCGTCAAGAAGCGAGCAGGAACTTGCAGCTTCTTCCAGCACGAAAGCGTTCTTGCCGTCACACCTAGTGGCATGAACGCTGGCTGGGGCATCCCCAGCGACCGGGAATGCACGTGTGGCAGTTACTGTCCCTATGTCTGCAAATCTCCGTTGCTTCTGGCTCAGTGGAAGCCAGGCACGACGTACAAGCCTGCCGAGTCCATGGTACGAGTGCTGCTACCGTCCACGTCTTGCACATGAGCTAATGAGGGTTAGTTGGGCGGACTGTTCTGCGACAAGAGTGGCGAGCTCTCGAAGCCGTTTCCCGATAGGCCGTATTGTGTTCGGGGCGTTGAGTCTGTCAAGGTCATCAACAAGTGCAAGAGCCAACTGTCCTGGTGCCAGACTATGCTGCCCGGAGACGAGTCCATGATCATCCCCACGCTTATCAAGACGGAATCGCTTATCGCCGTCCCGGATGAAAAGTATTGGGCCAGCACAGCTGCTCAGTAAGGAGGACCCCCCGCCAAAAGACCTGTtcgtgtggtggtggctgaCAATGACGGTAGCTACTACATCAACCCCCCCGGCACTGGTGAAGAGGATTGCAAGTGGGGTGATGACAAGGAGCCTATTGGAAACTGGGCTCCTTTCGTTGCCGGCGCGAAcgcagcgggcggcaagacgtATGTCAAGCTGGGCTGGAACCCCAAGTGGGAAGAGCAACCCAAGTTCAAGGCCTCGGGACCCGGCTTTGGCCTGAGAGTCGAGtgccccgacggcggctgcaaCGGCCTGCCATGTGAGATCGATCCTTCATCCGGCAGTGGCAAAGTCGGGAGTAAGCTTGCGGCGaccggcgctggcggctcTGATTTCTGCGTCGTgaccgtcgaggagggcaagaTGGCACATATCGTCATGTTTGATGGCTCTGGTGGCCCCAAGCCCTCCTCACCCAAGCAGGAAACCTCCACatcggctcctcctcctcctccgccaccaAAGGAAACGTCTACCACGGTGCAGCCCACCACTTCTACCTCCTCGCCCCCACCGATGACCCCTTCAAGCTCGGTGGCCGCCACAACGAATAGCACCTCTTCCGAGGTGTACACGACCCCTGAGTCCACCGCTACGTCTACCAAGAAGGAGCTGCCAACGCTGGTGCCCGGTATCTTCCACGAAAACACCACCACGTCGACTGGCTCCAACCTGAATATCACCAGTACAGTCTCGggcccctcgacgacgtcctcggaCGAACCGCCCAAGACTCACCACACAGTGAACGAGGCTGGTCGGCAGCAGGGCAGCGCCGCTGTGGCCGGCTTGGTTGTGGCGTTCATCGCGGCAGCCGTCCTCTTTTAGTAGGCCATGCCGAAATGCCTTGAaccacggccggccggttgGATTTAATTCTTTGTCAATCTTTGACATGCCCGTCGCCAGGTCGGCTGTTCTCCTTCTCCTGTCTAGGGAGTTTTTTTTATATGGTTTTATGATTCAACGGAGACGCATACTTTTTCCCTTCCTTGCGGCTGGTCTTTGCACATTCCGCCGCCCCTCATTCTTgggccgcgctgctcgaaCGCAGCGTTCTGTTCGCCTACATATAGGGCTTCGCGAACTTGGCGCGTTTCTTCCTCCGTCTGGATCAACGCGACCCTGACCTTGGGGCTCTCGGTTAAGACGGTCCCGCCATCCTATATGAGTGGAGTCCATGACTCGGATGGGCTTCTCGACAGCCGCTCATCTTCTTGGGCCACATTTTTTTTTAATTCTCGGTCGATACCCTTTTACGCATTGGTGATTttcgggctggctgggggtTGGAAACAGCGAAGGAGGTTTTATTTGGACGATTTTCACGTACATTGGGGATGACGGGAGATTGGAGTTGGCCGCATTATCATACTTGTTGACAAGCTTTGTCGGGGGGAGAGGGGTGTTGGCCCTTATTTCGGGGTCGAGCCTACTGGGTCTCGTCACATTTTGGATATGCTCACGTGGCTAAATGGGACGGCACGCTCGCAAAGCATGCATTCATCATGTTGGATCATTCGTGCATGCGTCGTGATCGGGATCTGTACACGCATGGCAGTGCATACTCGTGACATACAAACCGTTTAAAACTGATCAATGTCTGTCATAACTTGACGCCTCTCCTTCATTGGGTATCTTGCAGAGTTTGTCTCCGTGCTCCAGCTTGGCTCTTCCCGTCCAGCCGAGCCGagccgcgctcctcgccctccctcgTCGCAAGCGCCGCTCAAGTCTTGACCCAGCCGGGCACATCGTCGGGATCGTAGGCCTCGTCGTACTTGCGCTCCTTGATAGCCTGCCACACGGGtggccagccggccagcagggGGCCCTTAGACTTTgcgccgatgatggcgaacctgccttggccgtgggcgacgaagccgtgcATGAAGTCCTGCTGGATGAGGGTGGCGACCATcatctcgacgtcgacgagcttgacggGGGCGTTGCCGTGGAGGAGCCCCTCGTTGGCGCGCAGGCGCTTGGGCCCGCCGGGGGGCGGGACGAGGGTCGTCTCGGCGGGCACCTGGACGTTGCTGGTGATGGCCTTCATGAAGATGGCGTTGACGTTGTGGGGGCGGCCGCGGACGACCTGGCTggagggcagccagccctcgaggcgacgctggacgaagatgacggcggtatggaggtcggcgaggtcgagggtggcggcgcggcgcgactCATCGGCGGAGGGGGCGACGTAGGTGAGGAGAAAGGTcttgcgggcgagggagcgcCACAGCTGGGGCCGCAGGCGGTAGCACATCTGGACGTAGAGGCCCTTCTCCCAGAGCCAGggctggtgggcggcgaggtggtcCTGGAAGGCGGGGAAGTTGCcggcgcggatggcgcgGCAGAGGGGCAGGAAGACGGGGGCGAGggagtcggcggcctcggggcgggcgaggaggagctgcgaggggaagcggccgaggagcatgTTGCAGGGGACGAGGTAGGTGAGGATGTCGCGGCGGTGGGAGACGAGCTGCGCGGGGGTCTGCAGGTAGGCCTGCTCGAGGCAGAGCGCCGCGCGCAGGTAGTGGTTCATGGCGAAGTTGAAGCGCCCGAGGTAGTAGAGGTAGGtgacgcgctgggcggcggggtagaggtgcagcggcggcgagctg is part of the Purpureocillium takamizusanense chromosome 7, complete sequence genome and encodes:
- a CDS encoding uncharacterized protein (EggNog:ENOG503NZE0~COG:D); its protein translation is MSLVSQFLSQIRQHVRERRGDLLASWLQVEPNAAQQYHAMADELRRDFADGDALEATVESCLPLDDDDDDDDDGHDADGDMAEGRAAPWPSFQAFIKEYLTLWRDIDHDDLLGAHELLSSLVNACGTAFTHPQYGAMLIQVCKSLSESLARFTLRLNRRPDLTRRLRGMGAGGDEDGGGAKSVAESSAEIIQKIFKVCLMDRTAGRRPEGKKACVYMFANLVLKLLFACKRTHLATMIFRNMSASSPPLHLYPAAQRVTYLYYLGRFNFAMNHYLRAALCLEQAYLQTPAQLVSHRRDILTYLVPCNMLLGRFPSQLLLARPEAADSLAPVFLPLCRAIRAGNFPAFQDHLAAHQPWLWEKGLYVQMCYRLRPQLWRSLARKTFLLTYVAPSADESRRAATLDLADLHTAVIFVQRRLEGWLPSSQVVRGRPHNVNAIFMKAITSNVQVPAETTLVPPPGGPKRLRANEGLLHGNAPVKLVDVEMMVATLIQQDFMHGFVAHGQGRFAIIGAKSKGPLLAGWPPVWQAIKERKYDEAYDPDDVPGWVKT